A stretch of Streptomyces vietnamensis DNA encodes these proteins:
- a CDS encoding MCE family protein — MNRDSLPSRKAVGAGAVGAVALGLGLAFVLGAVPANPVRFDGIEDLPLPGGADLGSHPYTVTAELDDVLSLVPQSAVKVNDVAVGRVTAIDLGTGTWSARVTLKINGDVRLPADASARLEQSSLLGEKYIQLVAPRKDSGARLTDGSVIPLARTSRNTEVEEVFGALSLLLNGGGVNQLKTITRELDAALGGREPEVRSMLNRVNTLVTNLDAHRGDITRALDGVNRLSATLAGRKKDVDTVLTGLSPGLKTLENQRGSLLTMLRALDTLSGVAVSTVDASKKDMVADLKALAPTLTALADAGADLPDSLQVLLTYPFTDEVMRGIKGDYLNTYLHLAAAPGTEVIPPLIPRTDTTPTPSPPAPDPTTRRRTGTKGTAQSPRSALPLPPVTTGTPSASATTPKDGGENR, encoded by the coding sequence GTGAACCGCGACAGCCTGCCCTCCCGGAAGGCCGTCGGGGCCGGAGCCGTCGGAGCGGTCGCCCTCGGCCTCGGGCTGGCCTTCGTCCTCGGCGCGGTCCCCGCGAACCCCGTCCGGTTCGACGGCATCGAGGACCTCCCGCTGCCCGGCGGCGCCGACCTCGGCTCCCACCCCTACACGGTCACCGCCGAACTCGACGACGTACTGAGCCTCGTGCCGCAGTCCGCGGTCAAGGTCAACGACGTCGCCGTCGGCCGCGTCACCGCCATCGACCTGGGCACCGGCACCTGGTCCGCCCGCGTCACCCTGAAGATCAACGGCGACGTCCGGCTCCCCGCCGACGCGAGCGCCCGCCTCGAACAGTCGAGCCTCCTGGGCGAGAAGTACATCCAGCTCGTCGCCCCCCGGAAGGACAGCGGCGCACGCCTCACCGACGGCAGCGTCATCCCGCTCGCGCGCACCAGCCGCAACACGGAGGTCGAGGAGGTCTTCGGCGCGCTGTCCCTGCTGCTCAACGGCGGCGGCGTCAACCAGCTCAAGACCATCACCCGGGAACTCGACGCGGCGCTCGGCGGACGCGAGCCCGAGGTCCGCTCGATGCTGAACCGCGTCAACACCCTGGTGACGAACCTGGACGCGCACCGCGGCGACATCACCCGCGCCCTCGACGGCGTCAACCGGCTCTCCGCCACCCTCGCCGGCCGCAAGAAGGACGTCGACACCGTCCTCACCGGCCTCTCGCCCGGCCTGAAGACACTGGAGAACCAGCGAGGATCCCTCCTGACCATGCTGCGCGCCCTGGACACCCTCTCCGGCGTCGCCGTCTCCACCGTCGACGCGAGCAAGAAGGACATGGTCGCCGACCTCAAGGCCCTCGCACCGACCCTGACGGCACTCGCGGACGCCGGCGCCGACCTGCCCGACTCCCTCCAGGTCCTCCTCACGTATCCCTTCACCGACGAGGTGATGCGCGGCATCAAGGGCGACTACCTCAACACCTATCTGCACCTCGCCGCCGCCCCCGGAACCGAGGTGATCCCGCCCCTGATCCCCAGGACCGACACCACCCCGACCCCCTCCCCGCCGGCCCCGGACCCGACCACCCGGCGGCGAACGGGAACGAAGGGCACCGCGCAGAGCCCGCGATCGGCGCTGCCCCTGCCCCCGGTCACGACCGGCACCCCGTCGGCGTCCGCCACCACACCCAAGGACGGAGGCGAGAACCGGTGA
- a CDS encoding MCE family protein, with protein sequence MITRTVRLKNLAFLVIAVLVLGFVGVRYADLGRYTGVADHYTVRVHLARTGGLFTHSDVTYRGVSVGRVGAIDLTADGVVAELRIKKSAPRIPADARAVVAGLSAVGEQYIDLRPESDGGPFLADGARIEQSDTEVPAPVTDVLASMNDLTRSVPLDSLRTVVDELGKAFEGHGDDLQVLLDNGSRFVRAADRSLPATTRLIDDGEVVLRTQADESRAIRDFATGARDLAATLKGSDADLRRLLAVTPDATGQVSGLLRDLDPSLGVVLANLLTTSEIAVTRQRGTEELLVKFPAAVSAGATTVDGGHLNVGMAVTFFKPLPCTSGYGGTRYRNGLDLGTAPALNTGASCASPASTGVNVRGSAHAPEGGGVPTPARPGSLPSGSARTTAGSQPPLPGALALPGQTGGPTDMAGLLGLNTGSTR encoded by the coding sequence GTGATCACCCGCACCGTACGGCTGAAGAACCTCGCGTTCCTCGTCATCGCCGTACTCGTCCTCGGCTTCGTCGGCGTCCGCTACGCCGACCTCGGCCGCTACACCGGCGTCGCCGACCACTACACCGTCCGCGTCCACCTCGCCCGTACGGGAGGCCTGTTCACCCACTCCGACGTCACCTACCGGGGCGTCTCCGTGGGCCGCGTCGGAGCCATCGACCTCACCGCCGACGGAGTCGTCGCCGAACTGCGCATCAAGAAGTCGGCGCCCCGGATCCCCGCCGACGCACGCGCCGTGGTCGCCGGACTCTCCGCCGTCGGCGAGCAGTACATCGACCTGCGCCCCGAGAGCGACGGCGGCCCCTTCCTCGCCGACGGCGCCCGCATCGAACAGTCCGACACCGAAGTGCCGGCCCCCGTCACCGACGTCCTCGCGAGCATGAACGACCTCACCCGCTCCGTACCCCTGGACTCCCTGCGCACGGTCGTCGACGAACTCGGCAAGGCCTTCGAGGGACACGGCGACGACCTCCAGGTCCTCCTCGACAACGGCAGCCGGTTCGTCCGGGCCGCCGACCGGTCCCTGCCGGCCACCACCCGGCTCATCGACGACGGCGAGGTCGTCCTGCGCACCCAGGCCGACGAGAGCCGCGCCATCCGGGACTTCGCCACCGGCGCCCGCGACCTCGCCGCCACCCTCAAGGGCTCCGACGCAGACCTCCGCCGCCTCCTCGCCGTCACACCCGACGCGACCGGCCAGGTCAGCGGCCTCCTGCGCGACCTCGACCCGAGCCTCGGCGTCGTCCTCGCCAACCTCCTCACCACCTCGGAGATCGCCGTCACCCGGCAGCGCGGCACGGAGGAACTCCTCGTGAAGTTCCCGGCGGCCGTCTCGGCGGGAGCCACCACCGTCGACGGAGGACACCTGAACGTCGGCATGGCCGTCACCTTCTTCAAGCCGCTGCCCTGCACCTCCGGATACGGCGGTACGCGCTACCGCAACGGACTCGACCTGGGGACCGCGCCCGCCCTCAACACCGGCGCCTCCTGCGCCTCCCCGGCCTCGACCGGCGTCAACGTACGCGGCTCGGCCCACGCCCCCGAGGGCGGCGGCGTGCCCACCCCCGCCCGGCCCGGCTCCCTGCCCTCCGGCAGCGCGCGCACCACGGCCGGCTCGCAGCCGCCCCTGCCCGGCGCGCTCGCGCTGCCCGGCCAGACCGGCGGACCGACGGACATGGCCGGCCTCCTCGGCCTGAACACCGGGAGCACACGATGA